In a genomic window of Spirochaetales bacterium:
- a CDS encoding peptide ABC transporter substrate-binding protein, with product MYKNLFLILICLIITFFMACKAVQVKDIHTENEEQGENKTGELVMAMSPAKIDFDPLHAYTSSEAQFYSAVYEGLVAYHPVTLAPIPALAINWEISEDGLIYTFYLREYAVFSNGDTVTAEDVRNSWIRFMEPGTTAEYSVFFDIIKGAKDYRASETGDAADIGIRALSDTKLEVELEKPASHFLKLLCHMSFIPLHKTYAGREGWGKDKSIISNGPYFLFDRDDNEMILRKNNLHWFSEHVEIDTVRVLFMDDKTEISDMFNNYRIHWALNWESELLDDTSLLVLNPMFATSYLFFVSRQPPWNDPRVRRGLARLLPWNELRSEDVYFTTDTLVPKITDYPEVKGLKEKNSDEGLSLLEEAGFPGGAGLPPLTIKIPDDEGSIEIAGILAETWKEECGLEVKIKVVPRSIYFDELYKEDYTIGTTTWIGDFADPIAFLQMWTSGSNLNEARYTNPAYDALIEDSYKEKGTSRYEILAKAEELLLYEAVVLPLRNYPALNLVNSNLIEGWYPNPLDIHPFHFINFKEDKIYPGIVLGNGTATDNG from the coding sequence ATGTATAAAAACCTATTTTTAATTCTGATCTGCCTTATTATCACTTTCTTTATGGCGTGCAAAGCCGTGCAGGTAAAAGACATACATACAGAAAATGAAGAACAAGGGGAAAACAAGACCGGGGAACTTGTCATGGCAATGTCCCCGGCTAAAATCGATTTCGATCCTCTTCATGCATACACCTCATCCGAAGCGCAATTCTATTCGGCCGTGTATGAAGGATTGGTCGCATACCATCCGGTAACACTGGCACCGATTCCCGCACTTGCCATCAACTGGGAAATATCGGAGGACGGCCTCATCTATACATTTTATCTTCGGGAATACGCCGTGTTCAGTAACGGGGACACGGTTACCGCAGAAGACGTCCGGAACTCATGGATAAGATTTATGGAACCCGGAACAACAGCGGAATATTCCGTTTTTTTTGACATTATCAAGGGGGCAAAAGATTACAGGGCGTCCGAGACCGGAGATGCCGCCGATATCGGTATCCGTGCACTTTCAGATACAAAGCTGGAGGTTGAACTCGAAAAGCCCGCCAGTCATTTTTTAAAGCTTCTCTGCCATATGAGTTTCATCCCGCTGCACAAAACGTATGCCGGTCGGGAAGGATGGGGAAAGGACAAGAGTATCATATCGAACGGTCCTTATTTTCTCTTCGATCGTGACGACAATGAGATGATACTCAGGAAAAACAACCTTCACTGGTTCTCCGAACACGTCGAGATAGATACCGTCAGGGTCCTTTTTATGGACGATAAAACAGAAATATCCGACATGTTCAATAATTACCGGATACACTGGGCACTCAACTGGGAATCCGAACTCCTCGATGACACATCGCTTTTAGTCCTGAATCCGATGTTTGCCACAAGTTACCTGTTCTTTGTCAGCCGGCAGCCGCCCTGGAACGATCCGAGGGTGAGACGGGGACTCGCACGCCTGCTTCCCTGGAATGAATTGAGGAGTGAGGATGTCTATTTTACGACAGACACCCTTGTACCGAAAATAACCGATTATCCGGAGGTAAAGGGTCTAAAAGAAAAAAACAGCGATGAAGGACTTTCCCTTCTTGAAGAAGCGGGCTTCCCCGGCGGCGCCGGTCTTCCTCCCCTTACCATAAAAATACCCGATGACGAAGGATCGATCGAAATCGCCGGAATACTGGCGGAGACATGGAAAGAGGAATGCGGCCTGGAGGTCAAGATAAAGGTCGTACCACGTTCAATCTATTTTGACGAACTCTACAAGGAAGATTATACGATCGGGACAACGACGTGGATCGGTGATTTTGCCGATCCTATCGCATTCCTCCAGATGTGGACAAGCGGCAGTAATCTTAATGAAGCGCGGTATACGAATCCGGCATACGATGCACTCATCGAAGATTCATACAAAGAAAAGGGGACATCTCGCTATGAGATCCTTGCAAAAGCGGAAGAACTTCTCCTTTATGAAGCCGTCGTCCTTCCTTTACGAAACTACCCTGCCTTGAATCTCGTCAACTCCAATCTTATCGAGGGGTGGTATCCAAATCCGCTCGACATTCACCCGTTTCATTTTATCAATTTCAAGGAAGATAAAATATATCCGGGAATTGTCCTTGGGAATGGCACTGCGACGGATAACGGATAA
- a CDS encoding DUF3369 domain-containing protein, translating to MERDDSGLKIIKYIREELKNNFVRIVIRTGQPGEAPEKKVIVDYDINDYKEKTELTSQKLFSTVIASLRSFENLVTIDNNRRGLEKIIEASTKLYEPQSLHDFSKDTLINLQSLFKLNDGIFDDNISGFIAERDGIGYNVVAVIGGYDNSEYSKPRDIITDEITEFIRRASQSKKRFYFDEFRYIDILQSSTGKEIVIYFTSKIPFNQSDRYLTEILSSNISGIYENICLTKEIEETQKEILTTLGEVVETRSKETGFHVTRVAEYSRHLALQYGLSEGEAELIKQASPMHDIGKVGIHDNILNKPGKLSPEEFEIIKTHTTIGYEILKQSKRKLLKAAAIIALQHHERYDGKGYPAGLQGEEIHIYGRITCLADVFDALGNDRVYKKAWALKDILDYIKKERGKHFDPALVDIFLDTLDDILTIHDSHKDARTK from the coding sequence ATGGAACGGGATGATTCGGGACTCAAGATTATCAAATATATCAGGGAAGAATTAAAAAACAATTTTGTGCGGATTGTCATCCGAACCGGACAGCCGGGCGAAGCGCCGGAAAAAAAGGTGATCGTTGATTATGATATCAATGATTATAAAGAAAAAACGGAACTGACGTCGCAGAAGCTATTCTCCACCGTGATCGCGTCGCTCAGATCCTTTGAAAATCTTGTCACTATCGATAATAATCGCCGGGGACTCGAGAAAATTATCGAGGCTTCCACAAAATTGTATGAACCGCAATCCCTTCATGATTTTTCAAAAGACACCCTTATCAACCTGCAATCGTTATTCAAACTCAACGACGGTATATTCGACGATAACATATCGGGTTTTATTGCAGAAAGGGACGGCATCGGATATAACGTTGTCGCCGTTATCGGCGGGTACGACAATTCGGAATATAGTAAACCACGGGACATTATAACCGATGAGATTACCGAATTCATCAGAAGGGCAAGCCAAAGCAAAAAGCGGTTCTATTTTGACGAATTCAGGTATATCGATATTTTACAAAGCAGCACCGGCAAAGAAATCGTCATCTATTTCACCTCGAAAATCCCGTTTAATCAATCCGACAGATACCTGACGGAAATATTGAGCTCCAATATCTCGGGTATTTATGAAAACATCTGTCTGACAAAGGAAATCGAAGAAACACAAAAGGAAATACTGACGACACTCGGAGAGGTCGTTGAAACACGATCAAAGGAGACCGGTTTTCATGTCACCCGTGTCGCAGAATATTCCAGGCATCTGGCCCTCCAATACGGGCTGAGCGAAGGGGAAGCAGAACTCATCAAACAGGCATCCCCCATGCATGACATAGGAAAGGTCGGGATTCATGACAACATCCTGAATAAACCGGGAAAACTCTCCCCGGAAGAGTTCGAAATAATAAAGACCCATACGACAATCGGATACGAGATTCTGAAACAGTCCAAACGAAAACTACTCAAGGCAGCCGCCATTATCGCACTTCAACACCATGAACGGTATGACGGAAAAGGATATCCGGCAGGATTACAGGGTGAGGAAATACATATTTACGGAAGGATAACATGCCTTGCCGATGTTTTTGATGCACTTGGAAACGACAGGGTGTATAAAAAGGCGTGGGCGTTGAAAGATATTCTCGATTATATAAAAAAAGAGAGAGGGAAACATTTCGATCCGGCCCTGGTCGATATATTCCTTGATACGCTCGATGATATTCTGACAATCCATGACTCCCACAAAGACGCAAGGACAAAATGA
- a CDS encoding DUF3369 domain-containing protein, which yields MEEKKKNKTPKLDNFVFAEEKKENVKRLGKSPWKIMIVDDEEEVHNVTKMVLKDVTYKGKGLKFIHAYTASEAIKLIDKNPDTAIILLDVVMEEDDAGLGVIKYIRDTLYNKLVRIVIRTGQPGEAPEKQVIVEYDINDYREKTELTSQKLFSTIIASLRAYESLLTIDINRKGLEKIIEASARLLDLQSADKFAYEVLEELKRILAHDKESDLENICGFVIEHTDDSYIIKCGIGKYKEQANKNAKSIMSEETLSLIDNIIISGTSYYFENNRYIGYFKSRAGSENIIYLEGQKHFKQSDRYLIEILGTTISSIYDNICLTREIEDTQKEILFTLGEVVESRSLETINHVRRVAEYSKLLALRYGLSKEAAELIKEASPMHDVGKVGILDSILHKPSKLSDQEFLSVKKHTTIGYDIFKRSERKLLKTAAIIALQHHERFDGTGYPHGLSGEKIHIFGRITCLADIFDALGSDSVYKKAWPLEKILDYIKEQRGKIFDPKLVDIFFENLEEILQIKKTLQ from the coding sequence ATGGAAGAAAAAAAGAAAAATAAAACCCCTAAACTCGATAATTTCGTCTTTGCCGAAGAAAAAAAGGAAAACGTCAAACGTTTAGGCAAATCACCCTGGAAAATAATGATTGTCGATGACGAGGAAGAAGTTCATAATGTGACAAAAATGGTATTAAAAGACGTCACCTATAAGGGGAAGGGACTGAAGTTCATTCATGCCTATACCGCTTCCGAAGCAATCAAACTCATCGATAAAAATCCGGATACGGCGATAATCCTGCTCGATGTTGTCATGGAAGAGGATGATGCGGGATTGGGTGTCATTAAATATATACGGGATACACTGTATAATAAACTTGTCCGCATCGTGATCCGCACGGGTCAGCCCGGGGAGGCACCTGAAAAACAGGTCATTGTCGAATATGATATAAACGACTACCGTGAAAAAACCGAGCTTACTTCGCAGAAACTCTTCTCCACAATCATTGCATCCCTGCGGGCTTACGAAAGTCTGCTCACGATCGATATCAATCGGAAGGGACTCGAGAAAATTATCGAAGCTTCAGCACGCCTGCTGGACCTGCAATCAGCGGATAAATTCGCATACGAGGTGCTGGAGGAGTTAAAACGGATTCTCGCTCATGATAAAGAGAGCGATCTGGAAAATATATGCGGCTTTGTCATCGAACATACCGATGACAGCTACATTATCAAATGCGGTATCGGCAAATACAAGGAACAAGCAAACAAAAACGCGAAAAGTATCATGAGTGAAGAAACATTATCACTTATCGACAATATCATAATATCGGGAACCAGTTATTACTTTGAAAACAACCGCTATATCGGTTATTTTAAAAGCAGGGCCGGATCCGAAAATATTATCTATCTCGAAGGGCAAAAGCATTTTAAGCAGTCTGACAGATATCTTATCGAAATTCTCGGTACAACCATCTCAAGTATCTATGACAATATATGTTTGACCAGAGAAATAGAAGATACACAGAAAGAAATCCTCTTCACTCTCGGTGAAGTGGTTGAAAGCAGGTCCCTTGAGACAATCAACCACGTCCGGCGGGTTGCAGAGTATTCGAAACTGCTCGCACTACGATACGGATTAAGCAAAGAAGCAGCGGAACTTATCAAGGAGGCGTCACCCATGCACGATGTCGGCAAAGTTGGAATACTCGATTCGATACTGCACAAACCGTCCAAACTGAGCGACCAGGAGTTTTTATCTGTAAAAAAACATACGACAATCGGATATGATATATTCAAGCGATCGGAGAGAAAACTCCTTAAAACGGCGGCAATAATCGCCCTTCAACATCATGAACGCTTTGACGGCACCGGATATCCTCATGGACTTTCAGGAGAAAAAATTCACATTTTCGGAAGAATCACCTGCCTCGCCGATATCTTTGACGCCCTTGGAAGCGACAGCGTCTACAAAAAAGCATGGCCGCTTGAGAAAATTCTGGACTATATAAAGGAACAAAGGGGGAAAATATTCGATCCGAAGCTTGTGGATATCTTCTTTGAAAACCTTGAAGAAATATTACAGATAAAAAAAACACTCCAATAG
- a CDS encoding response regulator encodes MNDFDELNKVLLIEDNKGDARLLEEMLKEVDSTAFELVWADRISSGLTYLKSGEFELVLLDLGLPDSDGFETFKKIHDAVPDLPIIVMTGLNDETFALDAVRKGAQDYLVKGQVDPNTLIRAMRYAIERKKLEIEREKLIKQLQEALEKIKTLKGLLPICSFCKKIRDDKGYWNQIEVYVREHSDADFSHSICPECAKKYYPKLYKEHEARKNKITHDE; translated from the coding sequence ATGAATGATTTTGATGAATTGAACAAGGTATTACTCATAGAAGACAACAAGGGAGATGCGCGCCTTCTCGAAGAAATGCTAAAAGAAGTGGACAGCACCGCCTTTGAACTTGTCTGGGCGGATCGTATTTCAAGCGGGTTGACATACCTGAAAAGCGGTGAATTCGAACTCGTCCTCCTCGACCTCGGTCTTCCCGACAGTGACGGTTTCGAAACCTTTAAGAAAATCCATGATGCCGTTCCCGATCTTCCCATTATCGTCATGACGGGCCTTAATGATGAAACCTTCGCCCTGGATGCGGTACGAAAAGGCGCCCAGGATTACCTGGTAAAAGGCCAGGTCGATCCTAATACGCTTATCCGTGCCATGAGGTATGCAATAGAAAGAAAAAAACTCGAGATTGAACGGGAAAAACTCATCAAGCAGCTTCAGGAGGCCCTTGAAAAAATCAAAACCTTGAAGGGTCTCTTGCCTATTTGCAGTTTCTGCAAAAAAATAAGGGACGACAAGGGATACTGGAATCAGATAGAAGTATATGTGAGAGAACATTCCGATGCGGACTTCAGCCACAGCATCTGTCCCGAATGTGCAAAAAAGTATTATCCGAAACTCTATAAGGAACATGAGGCAAGAAAAAACAAGATAACACACGACGAATAA
- a CDS encoding response regulator, with the protein MYPEKSDTPIEILLVEDNPGDVRLTLEALKESKVLNNISVVKDGVEAMSFLRREDKYAHSPCPDIVLLDLNLPKKTGIEVLTEIKNDNNLKHIPVVILTTSKDEEDILKTYTYHANAYVTKPVDFDKFLKVVRGIEDFWLNIVKLPHK; encoded by the coding sequence ATGTACCCAGAAAAAAGCGATACACCTATCGAAATCCTGCTCGTCGAAGATAATCCCGGAGACGTCCGCCTTACGCTTGAAGCACTCAAAGAGAGTAAGGTACTCAATAATATTTCAGTCGTCAAGGATGGGGTCGAGGCCATGTCTTTTCTCCGCCGGGAGGACAAATACGCCCATTCACCCTGTCCCGATATCGTCCTGCTGGATCTCAATCTGCCCAAAAAAACAGGCATAGAAGTGCTTACGGAGATCAAAAACGACAACAACCTCAAGCATATTCCCGTCGTCATCCTCACAACTTCGAAAGACGAAGAGGATATTTTGAAAACATACACCTATCACGCAAATGCATATGTCACAAAACCGGTGGATTTTGACAAATTTCTCAAAGTCGTGAGGGGTATAGAAGATTTCTGGCTCAATATAGTGAAACTACCTCATAAGTAG
- a CDS encoding substrate-binding domain-containing protein: protein MKKKKVRPTIGFLTDWSEQDYQTNLREGVIDAAEAYDANLFCFVGGALRSTNAYEAQRNVLYDLINEDNIDGIIVMSASIGHFISYEEIVDFCHSFKHIPIVSIALPIEGIPSVLVNQEMGMRLILNHLIETHHYEKIAFITGPKMNPEAIQRYTLYKEQLEQHGIPFDPDLVVHGEFIMLSGINAIKTLIDERKVEFDVVFAANDVMALGALIELQNRKIYVPGKVAVVGFDDIEEGRYYSPPLTTVTQPLYEQGRRAMEILLAKIEGEEVPEKIFLDTEIKIRESCGCLPERVLNAAVGEIHIIENNFEDAFIVHKDEIATRIEAVVDTFLTNKEEHFDTGWTYRLLNSFYSELIKQKEGKFLKTLNSIIYRSMDGNTNISAWQRVISTLRCHTVPCLSNNRLLSKAEDLWHQARIMIGDITQRVETLRRLNLEVENLSMRNLSEELNTKIGIEQLLEVVFDNLPKIGIESAFIILYNDAIIPGESSRLILAYNENGLITLDAGGTIYPSRIFIPGNHLPKNKRYIYMVESFYYGQHHIGYGLFEMGPKDGAVYELLRVKLSSSLRGGLLLKQVQDQAHCLEEQVKERTRDLTIANEKLIQEIGERKKAESALIRSNEDLQSFAYIASHDLQEPLRMIAGYVGLLERRYKDKLDQNANEFIEFVVDGAKRMQHMINDLLLFSRVSTKGKSFENIAGDAIIKQAVSNLQAMIEENKASVTWDPLPVIYVDSSQLTQVFQNLLSNAIKFHGDNPPEIHIGCKKNKTNWIFSVRDNGIGIEPEFKDKIFIMFKRLHGRGEYPGSGIGLTICQRIVERHGGHIWVESQPNQGSTFYFTIPQ from the coding sequence TTGAAGAAAAAAAAGGTCCGTCCGACAATAGGGTTTCTCACCGACTGGTCAGAACAGGATTACCAGACAAATCTGCGGGAAGGTGTCATTGACGCCGCAGAAGCGTATGATGCAAACCTTTTTTGTTTTGTCGGCGGGGCGCTCCGCTCGACCAATGCCTACGAAGCCCAAAGAAACGTTCTCTATGATCTCATTAATGAAGACAATATCGACGGGATCATTGTCATGTCCGCTTCTATCGGCCATTTTATCAGTTATGAAGAAATAGTCGATTTTTGCCACAGCTTCAAGCATATACCGATTGTCAGTATCGCCCTTCCCATAGAGGGAATCCCATCGGTTCTGGTCAATCAGGAGATGGGGATGCGCCTGATACTCAACCATCTGATAGAAACGCATCATTATGAAAAAATAGCGTTCATTACCGGTCCGAAAATGAATCCGGAAGCGATACAGCGATATACCCTCTATAAGGAACAGCTTGAACAACACGGTATACCGTTCGATCCCGATCTCGTCGTTCACGGCGAGTTCATCATGCTTTCCGGGATCAACGCAATAAAAACACTCATCGATGAACGGAAGGTCGAGTTCGATGTCGTTTTTGCGGCAAATGATGTGATGGCCCTCGGGGCGCTTATCGAACTGCAAAACAGGAAAATTTATGTTCCGGGCAAGGTGGCGGTCGTCGGCTTTGACGATATCGAAGAAGGCCGATATTACTCACCCCCCCTTACGACCGTCACTCAACCGCTTTACGAGCAGGGACGAAGGGCGATGGAGATCCTTCTCGCGAAGATAGAGGGGGAAGAGGTTCCGGAGAAAATATTTCTCGATACGGAGATAAAAATCAGGGAATCATGCGGGTGCCTTCCCGAGCGCGTTCTCAATGCCGCCGTCGGAGAAATACATATTATCGAAAACAATTTTGAAGACGCTTTTATCGTCCACAAAGATGAAATTGCGACAAGAATCGAAGCCGTCGTCGACACCTTTCTCACAAATAAGGAAGAACATTTTGACACCGGATGGACATACCGGCTCCTCAATTCATTCTATTCTGAACTCATCAAGCAAAAAGAAGGAAAGTTCCTTAAAACACTCAACAGTATCATTTATCGTTCCATGGACGGTAATACCAATATCAGTGCATGGCAGCGGGTCATTTCCACCCTTCGCTGCCATACAGTCCCCTGCCTATCAAACAACAGGCTGCTTTCAAAAGCGGAAGATTTATGGCATCAAGCCAGGATCATGATAGGGGATATAACACAGAGGGTCGAAACCCTCCGCCGGCTCAATCTTGAGGTGGAAAACCTCAGCATGAGAAATCTATCCGAAGAACTCAATACTAAAATAGGTATCGAACAACTCCTTGAGGTCGTTTTCGATAACCTGCCGAAAATCGGGATTGAATCGGCGTTTATCATCCTCTATAATGACGCTATTATTCCGGGCGAATCATCCAGGCTTATCCTTGCGTATAACGAAAACGGCCTGATAACACTGGACGCCGGCGGCACAATTTACCCTTCCAGGATTTTCATCCCCGGAAACCATCTGCCGAAAAACAAACGATATATTTATATGGTAGAATCATTTTACTACGGACAACACCATATCGGGTACGGCCTTTTCGAGATGGGACCAAAGGACGGTGCGGTGTATGAACTGCTTCGCGTTAAATTAAGCAGTTCGCTCCGGGGGGGCCTTCTTCTCAAGCAGGTACAGGATCAGGCCCATTGCCTCGAAGAACAGGTAAAAGAACGAACGAGGGATTTGACGATTGCAAACGAAAAGCTGATCCAGGAGATAGGGGAACGGAAAAAGGCGGAATCCGCCCTCATACGGTCAAACGAAGATCTTCAATCGTTCGCTTATATTGCCTCGCATGACCTGCAGGAGCCGCTACGCATGATCGCGGGGTATGTCGGTTTACTTGAACGGCGGTACAAAGACAAACTCGATCAGAATGCGAACGAGTTTATCGAATTTGTGGTAGATGGCGCAAAAAGAATGCAGCACATGATCAATGACCTGTTGCTTTTCTCGCGTGTAAGCACAAAGGGAAAAAGCTTTGAAAACATTGCAGGAGATGCGATTATAAAGCAGGCTGTTTCCAATCTTCAGGCAATGATTGAGGAAAACAAGGCATCGGTGACGTGGGATCCCCTGCCCGTGATATATGTCGATTCATCGCAGCTAACGCAGGTTTTTCAGAACCTGCTCAGCAATGCGATTAAATTCCATGGTGACAATCCCCCGGAAATCCACATCGGATGTAAAAAAAATAAAACAAACTGGATTTTCTCAGTCCGGGATAACGGAATCGGGATAGAACCGGAATTCAAGGATAAAATTTTCATTATGTTCAAACGGCTCCATGGCCGCGGCGAATATCCCGGTTCGGGAATAGGACTCACTATCTGTCAACGGATAGTCGAACGTCATGGAGGACATATATGGGTGGAGTCTCAACCGAATCAGGGTTCCACCTTTTATTTTACAATACCACAATGA
- a CDS encoding GNAT family N-acetyltransferase — MDKVFIREMCAGDIEGVHRLMEQLDSIFDSHHDISFDTIKRTFAEMEEKNDIYVNYIAEVDNAIMGFISAVVYKTFFHKSGTLLINELVIDRESRGKGIGEKLLQTVIGIARDRGLNEVEVSTSFDNKRAIVFYRKHGLIDESIVCGMELNK, encoded by the coding sequence ATGGATAAGGTTTTTATCAGGGAAATGTGTGCAGGCGATATTGAGGGTGTCCACCGGTTGATGGAACAACTTGATTCGATATTCGATTCACACCATGATATTTCGTTCGATACGATAAAGCGGACGTTCGCGGAAATGGAAGAAAAAAATGATATATACGTCAATTATATCGCGGAAGTCGATAATGCAATTATGGGATTTATTTCGGCAGTCGTATATAAAACCTTCTTTCATAAATCGGGTACATTATTGATCAATGAACTGGTTATCGATCGCGAAAGCAGAGGGAAAGGGATCGGTGAAAAACTGCTGCAGACTGTCATCGGAATCGCCCGCGACAGGGGCCTGAATGAAGTCGAGGTTTCGACATCGTTCGACAACAAACGGGCGATCGTTTTTTACAGGAAACACGGCCTGATCGATGAAAGCATCGTCTGCGGCATGGAGTTGAATAAATAG
- a CDS encoding endonuclease/exonuclease/phosphatase family protein: MHAHEKPKFAYTVRLDYELDKIRKWKEKDDRKIPQKTDRNIIIASWNLTNFGVQKRKDEHLVIMAEILRSFDVVAVQEVAENLEDLEKLRAALGDTWEAIFTDPGGNNERLAYLLDRGRLGLTGLNGELDMRVHEERKVVIEDIEETFTGFNRSPYMIGLLAGDFEFNLVNVHLYWSSFGLRQLETKALSEWAKKRKNKDYPPNDDIILIGDFNLPYITDDDEIYKILKKNGLHLPKHNTNLVGTNLSGENDYDEIAFFSGNTNRDFTGNMGVFDFDNAVFDDLWDKSDREQQKRFFQYIRYYVSDHRPIWAEFKR; the protein is encoded by the coding sequence ATGCATGCCCATGAAAAACCTAAATTCGCCTACACGGTAAGGCTTGATTACGAACTCGATAAAATCCGCAAATGGAAAGAAAAAGACGACAGAAAGATACCGCAAAAGACGGATCGCAATATTATCATCGCTTCATGGAACCTCACCAACTTCGGGGTTCAAAAAAGAAAGGACGAGCACCTTGTCATCATGGCGGAGATCCTGCGTTCGTTTGACGTCGTCGCGGTTCAGGAAGTCGCCGAAAACCTGGAAGACCTCGAAAAGCTGCGGGCGGCACTGGGTGATACCTGGGAAGCGATATTTACCGATCCGGGGGGAAACAACGAACGGCTGGCATATCTGCTCGATCGCGGCCGTCTCGGTCTCACCGGGCTCAATGGCGAACTCGATATGCGTGTTCATGAGGAGAGAAAGGTCGTCATCGAGGATATCGAGGAAACGTTTACCGGGTTCAACCGCAGCCCGTACATGATCGGGTTGCTGGCGGGGGATTTCGAGTTTAATCTCGTCAATGTACATTTGTACTGGTCGTCGTTCGGGCTGCGGCAACTCGAGACCAAAGCGTTGAGTGAGTGGGCGAAAAAGAGAAAAAACAAGGATTATCCGCCGAACGACGATATCATTCTCATCGGCGATTTCAATCTTCCATATATAACCGATGACGACGAAATATATAAAATACTGAAAAAAAACGGCTTGCACCTTCCGAAACACAATACGAACCTCGTGGGAACAAACCTGTCGGGAGAGAATGATTATGACGAGATCGCCTTTTTTTCGGGAAATACGAACCGCGATTTTACGGGCAACATGGGTGTCTTCGATTTCGACAATGCCGTGTTCGACGATTTGTGGGATAAAAGCGACAGGGAACAGCAAAAAAGATTTTTCCAGTATATCCGGTATTACGTTTCGGACCACAGGCCGATCTGGGCTGAATTCAAGCGGTAA
- a CDS encoding DUF362 domain-containing protein, with protein sequence MGIVGIVGTGNDIRESLEEALGLVGGLGNYICRNDSVILKPNINGSDLVTRPALVEALIRILLDYGIRRISIAESSFGNAGITDAYFKATGYTRLAETCGIPLVNLNRSRAKTLTVEQPLALDTIDVAEEIFAADKLINLPVMKVHYATGISLALKNLKGILVCGEKRRFHEAGLHAAIADLNNTVKPNLTIVDATSCMEGMGPHGGDIVDLNVILAGRNSWEIDCIGCGVMGYGIDEVRHLAEYCTSNHITAHDMQSIDVRGRRVEEVAYPFKKVNVEAIVPLQFTVCGTNACSACMNAFLVSCKLLTTAPRKEITVFLGNRHGSADVKTKKAVAFGNCAVKSLCRGDGDMGRIRGCPPYPFRLGEYLDSV encoded by the coding sequence ATGGGAATCGTCGGGATTGTCGGGACGGGAAATGACATCAGGGAAAGCCTCGAAGAAGCGCTGGGTCTCGTCGGCGGACTCGGCAATTATATCTGCCGGAACGACAGCGTCATTCTGAAACCGAATATCAACGGTTCCGATCTCGTCACGAGACCTGCCCTCGTCGAAGCTTTGATCCGGATACTCCTCGATTACGGAATAAGGCGCATATCCATTGCAGAATCGTCGTTCGGAAACGCGGGAATAACGGACGCATATTTCAAGGCGACCGGGTATACCCGGCTCGCCGAAACCTGCGGCATTCCTTTAGTCAATCTGAACCGGTCCCGGGCGAAGACGCTGACCGTCGAACAACCCCTCGCCCTCGATACGATCGACGTCGCCGAGGAGATTTTCGCCGCCGATAAACTGATCAACCTCCCCGTCATGAAGGTACACTACGCGACGGGGATCTCCCTTGCCCTGAAAAACCTGAAGGGGATTTTGGTCTGCGGGGAGAAAAGACGCTTCCATGAGGCAGGGCTTCACGCGGCGATCGCGGATCTCAACAATACCGTCAAACCGAACCTGACCATTGTCGATGCGACTTCCTGCATGGAGGGTATGGGCCCGCACGGCGGGGATATCGTCGATCTCAATGTGATCCTGGCAGGCCGGAACAGCTGGGAGATCGATTGTATCGGGTGCGGTGTGATGGGGTACGGCATCGATGAAGTGCGGCATCTTGCCGAGTATTGCACGTCGAATCATATAACGGCGCACGATATGCAATCGATCGACGTCCGCGGCCGCCGGGTCGAAGAAGTGGCGTATCCGTTTAAAAAGGTGAATGTGGAAGCCATCGTGCCGCTGCAATTCACCGTTTGCGGGACAAACGCATGCAGCGCCTGCATGAACGCCTTTCTCGTTTCCTGCAAACTCCTCACAACCGCACCGCGAAAAGAAATAACCGTGTTTTTGGGGAACCGTCATGGCAGCGCCGATGTAAAGACAAAGAAGGCCGTGGCATTCGGAAATTGCGCGGTGAAGAGTCTTTGCCGGGGAGATGGGGATATGGGCCGTATCAGGGGCTGCCCGCCGTACCCTTTCAGACTCGGGGAATACCTCGATAGCGTGTAG